From Coffea arabica cultivar ET-39 chromosome 9c, Coffea Arabica ET-39 HiFi, whole genome shotgun sequence, one genomic window encodes:
- the LOC113708870 gene encoding mediator of RNA polymerase II transcription subunit 19a-like isoform X1, protein MDLAKPMFGRGPSELCGAVDLISRYKLWLHHDYFSKRPPPLSLSESAYLCNLVGDLQIRKGEGMELGQLLQGTSCTGDRNEHLPPFDLDILSEAFQIKETTDFDLAYVAASKFKSKGERKYERRKDMRAQKKKDIKKPKGCHNRTSIQKEE, encoded by the exons ATGGATCTTGCAAAACCAATGTTTGGAAGAG GACCTAGTGAACTTTGTGGGGCAGTTGATCTTATAAGTCGTTATAAACTTTGGCTCCATCATGATTATTTCTCTAAGAGGCCGCCACCTTTATCACTTTCTGAGTCTGCATACCTTTGTAATCTGGTCGGAGACCTACAGATTAGAAAAGGAGAAGGAATGGAACTTGGTCAGCTCTTGCAGGGTACATCCTGTACGGGAGATAGAAATGAGCACCTGCCTCCTTTTGACTTGGATATTCTTAGTGAAGCGTTTCAGATTAAGGAGACAACAGATTTCGACCTTGCCTAT GTGGCAGCATCCAAGTTCAAATCCAAGGGTGAGAGAAAATATGAAAGACGCAAAGATATGCGTGCACAGAAGAAAAAGGACATTAAGAAGCCAAAAGGCTGTCACAATAGAACCAGCATTCAGAAAGAGGAATGA
- the LOC113708870 gene encoding mediator of RNA polymerase II transcription subunit 19a-like isoform X2, translated as MDLAKPMFGRGPSELCGAVDLISRYKLWLHHDYFSKRPPPLSLSESAYLCNLVGDLQIRKGEGMELGQLLQGTSCTGDRNEHLPPFDLDILSEAFQIKETTDFDLAYLPAQLNVI; from the exons ATGGATCTTGCAAAACCAATGTTTGGAAGAG GACCTAGTGAACTTTGTGGGGCAGTTGATCTTATAAGTCGTTATAAACTTTGGCTCCATCATGATTATTTCTCTAAGAGGCCGCCACCTTTATCACTTTCTGAGTCTGCATACCTTTGTAATCTGGTCGGAGACCTACAGATTAGAAAAGGAGAAGGAATGGAACTTGGTCAGCTCTTGCAGGGTACATCCTGTACGGGAGATAGAAATGAGCACCTGCCTCCTTTTGACTTGGATATTCTTAGTGAAGCGTTTCAGATTAAGGAGACAACAGATTTCGACCTTGCCTAT TTGCCTGCACAACTGAATGTTATCTAA